Genomic window (Musa acuminata AAA Group cultivar baxijiao chromosome BXJ1-9, Cavendish_Baxijiao_AAA, whole genome shotgun sequence):
AATTCAATTGACTTTTCACCTCTAACATACACATGATCAAACTCTTACATAGTGTTGAGTTGAGACATGTATGGATCAAAGTTTCTTGGTAGAGAAAACACCTTAAGAAGATGTTCATCTAGGAATAACTATATCAAAGGCCAATGAATATAACAGAAACCTTACCTTTGGTAAGCCATTCTGCAAGCAGGGAAAATATATATGACGAATCATCCATTTGTGGACAGgctgggaatgatcaattttcaTCAATGACCAGAAAAATGATAGACTACATAAATCATTGTCATCAGTCAAAGATGTAAAATTCCAGAGGGAAATAAATAAGTAATGATAGTAAAAGATATAATACATTTGATTTTtgtcaaatattaaaattatgagaattaaCAACCACAAATTCAAATGTACCAATGAGTTATCAGCCATAATTTTGTGGAAAATCATTTCTTTCATAAGCATTGCCCCAACCCCAATGAACCAGTATATACAAAGTATCTAATCATACAATTTGATTAATGGTTAAAACATACGAGAGTTAAAAAAAGTTGAATCTTAAACTAGTTAACCTAAATCAACAATAATCTTGAAGGACATGATGGATAAAAAATGAAGTATAATTTAATAAACTATAACCCAAGTGGACGAAGAAAAAGATGGGCATTTTATGGAATTCTGTCATATGACATTATCAAAAGATGGACATAAATCATTGTATATACACATTATGGAATTCTGTCATATGACATTATCAAAATATGCATTTTGAAGCTTAATGCAACTAATAATTGATGAGTTACTTGTTAGCGAGAGGTTTGGAAGGAAAAAACCATCTCATTGCCAAAGCCAATTTTCAAATTGTGACTTTTTGAAGTTAAACAAAAGGGACATATATGTTACACTGACCAAATAATAATCAAACAGATctaaatattattgatattgatggaTTTTCACATAGGATATCTTTGGTTTTGTTTCTtagctaaaaatcagattttacaGTGGATTGTCAAATGAGGGGATTTAATCTCAGCTAAGTTCTGAAATAGTTAAATTTTGCACAATCCTCTAGCATACTTGTGATGAAATATTTGCATGCAGTTCTTCATTCTTCTACCAAAACTTTTTCAGTATATCTATAACATAAATGGAGAACTTCGACTGTACAGTTGAAACAAGTTGGCTGACAGTCTTTGGCAGTTAAAGTTGGCCATTAAAGTCCAACACTGTCATTTTAATATTAGCTAATCATATGGTCTAATTGTTTTGTCTATGGATAGAACTGTCTGAAGCATTAGGATTGTCTTAAACTCATCTAGCCATCTTCGAGCAGGTCCTTCAGAAGCACTACTGACATAGTAAGTTCTCATGCACAAGTAGGCTTGAAGCATCCAGAACCTAATTCACATTATTACTACTAACTAATGTAGAAAAGAATCTTATTACTTAATTGACATTGTTTAAGAAGCCAAATAATAGTATTCAAGTCATTGGTGGGGTACCATATTTCTTTGacacaatgatttaaaaagcgctaggcgccaaggtccaaaaacgtccgaggcaCTAGGCActcgcccaagcgctcgcccgagcgaagtgaggcgctaaaatataaaaatatataatataattaataaatataattatttaaaattttaaataaaaatatgctattaaattaagaaaatctaagatacaaaatcacaatgtcacattaacaaaaagtttcaaaattcaaaacaataaaattttacatcaaaataaaaattaacattaaaatcaaaataatatattattaatctattaacagtattgaaaattaatcatttcaaaattcaaataaacttaatattaagagtatactgtatactgagcctgacggagaaatggggaagcagcggcgagcggcgatagcggcggcggcagcgggaaagggaatgggtgcgggaggcgcgagcagcgacagcgacgagtagcggcagcgggagcagcagcgacaagcagcgagatcgggagcggcaacgacagcgggttagggttgggtaagggttatatcggtttagttggttcgattgaaccaactaacgaccgaaccaggaccgaaccagacctaaaatccgggTTCaatcacttggtttacccaggcgctcgcccgaagcgcccagcgcctgggctcgggcaagcgcccaggcggcgcctgtttgaagcgcaccgcctgggacattagcgaggcgctcgggcctcgcctcgcctcgcccaagcgcctaggcgagcgcccgagcgcctctttcaatcactgctTTGACATAAAAGCAAGATGAAGAAATGAAGACTTAAATGCATCTTTTAAAGCATGCGAATTGGCATGATTACAAAACCTACATCTACCATTTTTCTTCAGTTTACAGAGAAGGAAAAATTATACTAAAAGAAGAGAGTAATAGTCTCATAGCGAAACCAAAGAATATTGGTAATATAGAAAAAAAACTGCAGCTTCAAAAAAAGAAGCAACTAAATTGATTTTATTGTGAACAAAGCATTTATTTTCAATTTAGCTATCATGTAAGAAGGCACATGGAAAAAAAAAGTTGAGTCGAGGTTAAAGAGATATACCATGTTCCACATTCTCCAATACTAATGTAGTCCAGTAGTGCACAGACAAAAAATAAGATAGAGTGGAGAAAGTAAGTCCTCGCTTGTTTATAGTACAAGCTATaaaatcatcatgaaaggaaacaAATTGACAGTAAGTCCACATGTCTAACTACCTCATCAATTGTTTTCGCATTCCACCAATCTTTGTAGAACTCACGATCACCAAAACGAAGGAGCTCAGCAAGAATATTTAACCTATATTCACACAGAAGGCACTCCATTTAATCCAAAAGAAATGAATCTATGCTTTTATTCCATGCTCAGAAGCTCAGACTCAGGAGAACTCTTCAAAAAATTTTAGTGTGTGAAAGAAATGAAATAATAAAAGGCAGCATGTACTGGTTCTCTTAAATGGATATGCACCTTGACTTACCATAAATGAAAAAAGCAATAGAACATGCAAAGCCAAACATACAAAGTTGGAATTGACAGCTTTAGAACTCTCTCTATAGCATACAGAAGGTTCCCTCTCAAAGGATGTTGAGAATTCTTGATGATAGGATTGATATACTGCAAAAAAGAATTTCCAGCAGATTATTTTTTAACAATTACCTCACTGTAGgacataaaacaaggaaacaactGCTTACTTGCTCGATTATGAAGCCCATCAAACCTGTAAATATCACCAACTTAACAATTTGATGGATCACCCAACCCTTTCTAATGGATGTTGTACGAGGATAGTTTAGCTACATATAACATGGGTAATATGTCAGAGTGAGCTCTTAGGTGATCAACCTTGATGGTTAAACTAGAAAAAGTtagaataaattataaaaaagtcCAATTAGAAAAACCATATAGTCAATTGCATAGCATTGTTATTCATGACTTTTACAAAATTAACAGTGATCTCTAACCATGACATGGCATACATTTTGATGGTAATAGAGGCCGGCCATAATAAGGTATGATATGTATCATACAAAACTTGTGCATTTACAAGTTTTCCAGTTGTACATTTGTTATGTATGGATTATAATGTCTCCAACACATGTTGAATCATTACTGAGACGAGTATACAAGCAAAAGAGTAGGCCttagaagataaaaaaattaaaatcggcAAGACCAGCCAATAACAACATGTAACATCACTTGGTATGGTAAGGTAATCGTATCATACTAGTATAAACAAGGACCAGCATCATTACCAGACCTAGATTTGATATGTTGATTTCACATAAGACCAAACTAAACCGAAGGGATTCTAATTAGTTTCTGAAAAATAATCAGTAAGCAAACTTTTATGTCCTTTAGTGGGGCGAAAAGCAGTTGTTATTGGTCCAATAGTGTGTTATAAGCATCTATTTAAGATTTTATTGTAGGAATATACATCAAATTTCTGCATACTGATATTTCTAGTAACCAGTATTAAGCTCAATTCAAGCAGGTGAGAGCTCGGGTAAAATTTTCCATTGCTTCATTTTTTCCGTAGTTTTCAACTTATATATCCATCATTTTGTGTTGCTATGAATAATATGCTGTTTCCAGAATgataatacacacacacacacacacatgataTGTGATGTTAATGCATTGCATATCATATGTAACTTACCAATCATTTCACACATGAAAAACCCTGTATATGTGTCTCTAAAATTCATGATTCAAAAATTGTTTTATAATTTCTACGTGTCATCTATACTTCTTATTttcagataaataaaaaaatattcttctcTCTTGTTATTTATATCTATGTTCTTCTCAGAAGAATAGGGATCTTTAGAGAACTAGATTTGCTGACTGCTGCAAATTTTTAGTGTTTGATGATTTGGGACCCTTCTCATGTTTTTAGTGAAGGACCAAGATGAATGATGAAATTGATACACATAGAGCAGATATTTGCCAATCAGAAGCAggcgaataactaaataaattacCTTAGCATGAACAGAGAATACCCATGCATGAATATCGTGTAAATCTTGGGAGCAAAAATGAATGTTAGCAGTACCTGATAACAAAGTGTGGGAGCCACCATAAAGTATACTAAACTTTTGAAGCTGACCCATTTTAAATCATCGAGTTCTGGAAAATGGGAATGTATATCATCCTGATGATGCGTCAAACAGATTAGAAATTATTATAGTGTAAAATAATGTTGAATGCCACATTGATTAATAGAAACTTCACTTTGGTTTGAAGAAACAGAAAAATCTAACCAAATGTAACAACAAGAAGTGAGATCCGCATCTTCATTAGTCACATATGGTATGGACCAATTTTTTTGGTTCGATCAAGTACCAGTGTCGAAACATATACCTTAATATTAatacaatatattttaattttgtttttgtGACTTTATTCTATGATAGTGTGCAGTGCAGGTTGGTATATCGGGAATATATGTAGCAATCAGTCCAATAGATTACAAAAACTGATATCTGACAGAGACTTAAATCCATGATCATGGTTCGCCTTTTGGGTCTGCTCCTTTGGAATGATAGTAATTATTTTTACACTTTGGGAGTTGTATAACCTTCATCAATCAATCCAACAATAGACACTGACAGGGATCAACTTATCAACTTCATTATATAGATCAATATATGCATACACCTATGTACTATAAAGCAGGGAATATGATTTTGCTCAGAGCCTCAGACACGTATGTACCGGCTGGTATTTATCTGTCCTATCATAAAGCAATATAAGGACCACCCTTTCAGGCAGTTCAGGTGTGGTACAAGTCTTACAGCCCTGCTGCACCCTTCTCTCTCCTTCATGGTCCTCATCTTCCTCCTATTATGCctcatcttcttctccttctcttcccctCTGGTACTGTGACATATACCAGCATATCATGTGCCGATACACTGGTGCATAGTGGACCCATACTGATTCAGCTAGTGATGGGTATGGATCCAATAACCGAAATTGCAGCCCTTGTTATATATATTCATCCATGAAGAGATAGAGAAGATAGAAATGCATTCCCTCTCTTTGAACAAACAAATTAACAGGAATTTTCATGAATTATGGCATGAACATAATGAGTACAAGTGTGCTACTGAGTCACTGACAGTTGAAAAGTATCATTCTTTAAAATTCAGGTCACAATTCTCCAAACCACAGATATATAAAATTAGCACCATTTGCATTACTCTATATCAACTTGTATGTCAGCAGGTTGCTCTGACACCCTACTCTCTCAATCACCTTGTTGTATGAAATATGAATAACCCTCACTAAATGCCTCCAAAGATCCTCATGATTTAGATTTATGTTAATAATATTGCATAACAACTACAATGGCTCTGTTTATAGAGTTGAACTagaaaatatgatatatattgCATTTGCTTGAGGCCTAAGACTTGTATGCCTACAGTGCAAGATACACCTGCATGTAAAAACATTGGTGGTTGTTGCATCTATAAAAGAATGACAGATTAGGCATTTTCTTATCTATGAACCAAATTAATCACAAATTCAAGAATTTGGTACATTACAATGCTTTCATAGGATATATAGCAACTGTGAATCATAGTCAAATGTCTTTGGTTTAGCATCTAGATGAAGACAAATAATTTTGATTCTCAAAATCTATGGCACTCATGTTTTGCATACGACTCTAACTTCTTGATGATATCACCATTTTTCCTTCAATAAAATGCATAAGCATCTCATTGTCCTCAATAACAGGTTATTGACCTTCCACATGATCTATAAAGGAGTCCTGTAATAGAGTTTCTGGCCATTATTGTCATGAATGAACCTTTTCCATAAATAAAGCATAATTAGACAAGAAGCCTTTTTCATTCCTTGGCATATAACAAACTGCTTCTTGGCCAACATGCATCTCGTGCTTTAAAGTTTCAACATGTACCAAGCTGTTTCAAAAGCTGATTGTTTAAGCCATTCATTTAtctttttcattaaaagatccaTTCTTGTAACCAATCATCAGTTCCACCAACTAACCAAGAAGAAAATTACAACCTAAGCACCAAAGCTATCTATGATGAGTACCTTATGAATAGATTTGGAGAGTACTCTTCTATCATAGTTCGTATGTGCATATGATACAAGCTTGGACCAAACTATGATTGCAAAGAACATCAATGTGAAGCCAGACAAAACAGCAGAGTCAAACCTGAAATGGTTCCAATTAAGAAATCAGTAAAATACTACAAATGAAATTACTTATAGTAAAATAAAGGTTTCTGGTAAATTATTGCATGGACAATTTAAAATCTGTTTTTATTCTCTTTATTGAGATTGCATCACAGCCTTCAGAAACTAATAAAGAATCATTTAAAGTGTCCAAGGTCAAACTAATTCTGATCATGGTTCTATAATTATAAGATAGTTTTGGTAAGTATCATGAAGATTTTGAAACACTAGAGACATACAAGAAATTTCAGAAGAGTAAAAATTCATTCTAGTGTACAGCATGTACAGTTCTGGGTCCACTATGAAATAAGTGTTATGTTCTGTATGTGCAATGATAAATTCCTAAACTGcttgttgatttatatttatatcataCTTATAATCATGCATTGTTTTTCACAGGTATTATTTTCCTTTATATGTTTGTGGATGGCTTAACAAATCTGTTTACATGTAGGAATAATTGCACaaggcttttttttttctgataacaAAACCTAAAAATTTAATCAACATACTACAAGAACAGGGACAAATCACTTTAATAGTCTTCTATTCATATTTTTCCCTCTTTTGGTTTATCCATTGGTATTTTGATTGGTGATGCAGGTAATCTATATTCTACATACACCCAGTCACAAATTTCTGATTGAAAACAATATGGGGATGTCTGGAGAAGATCAAGGATATTATCATCAACCAGGACAACACATTCTACAGAGAGAGGCCAAAGGAGAATGAATTTAGTGGGAAAAGAATGCTGAATGAACCTTGCCAAGGAACATATTTGCAGTATCTATCTCAATGTGATAGGCCAGCACTATCTATCTTTTAACTGAAACATTAGTCTTGTCCCAACCTTTGTATTAAAGCAGCCTGAGCTTATAATAACTGCGATTCTGCAGACCAGCCTCAGGTTAAAGCCTAATTTCTCTAAGAACTTCCTCTGTATGCTCAGCTTCAAAGAATTAAAGTTTGGCTGCACTGGCCAGTATGGACTGATATTTACCAGTCTGAAGACTGACCCGTACGTATGGAGCAATTTTCACCCAGTTCGACCTGAAACCAAGCTTTTTGCCTGATAAGATCACTGTCCCAACCAGGCTTATTGGGTGGTAAGCAGATAAGCATCAGCCTATGCCAGGCAATAAACCTACTGTCTGATACTGCTATCTTTTTTAATTATGATAGTACCATCAGGAAGTTCTTGGAGAAATGTTCTAGGCTCTTATGGCCCAGGTGAAAAAAGATGCACTATCTCAGGTATTATATGTCCAATACTGCTGTCTTTCTTTctactttttttccttcttcttctgtaACCTTTGCCTCTTTCTATTAtgctctctcttcttcctcatctcCACCCCATTTCCCTGTCACCTCatcttctctctgtctctctctctgtggTCTATGTATTATCGGCCGGTACTAATCCATAATGAGCATCAGTGCACCACCCTATACTGGTCCAATCTGCTGGCCGATATGGTACTGAGATTTTAATCCATGGTCTGCTTAACCCAAATCAGATTCATGAGCTGATAAGGGGCATTTACTCATTGCCCAATCTACACCCAACTTTCTGGGCAAAATCACAAGTCACCCTGACCTGACATGCTACAGTTTATCAATCAACATGTAGTAGTCTAAAGACTCTAAACAGTCATCTCATTTAGGATCCAATCATAGACACAAGTCAGGTAGTTAAATGGAGTCTAAGTAGCTCGCTTATAAGGTTGATGTCCAAATGTAGCTGGCAATGGATCAATTTTCTTGTGCTTAGGATCAAATATTTCCATAGCATGTATCATGCCCAAACAAATTCCCTTTTGGTACCCTACCATATCTACTGTTGGTATGCTCAGTGCAATATTAAACCAatttaaaagatattttattgagttgttatgtattttttattttttatttttgaaaaataatgtgtCATCTATGATACATATGATAATTATACATATCATCTAGGACCATGATAATGAATAATGAGCATAATCAACAAAGGGAAAAATGTGATACCATAATACATGAAACCAAAGAATCAAGTCTCAGTCCATTACTGATTTTGGTAACCCACCAGATCGGTACACAATACTGGTATAACAACCCACATCATCGTATATCATTGAAaaaaacaataaaataataaaaatgaataaTATTATATGTTGGTATtgagttatattttttatactaatACTCAATCAAACTAGTAAACACCAGCCAGTACGATCAAGATTTGAAACTTCGGTGAAACAGATACATTACGATATATCATCTCTCTTTGAAAAATACATGTTAGCCCAATATGTAAACACATTGTATCAAGTTTCGAAAAGCCAAACAATGCCACTGAATAAACCTAAAATCATATTGGATATCAAGTGGTATAGAGAATCCAAGACAATACTGTCATTAATATTGAACTTATAACTTGGTCTATTACATTATTGACATTGTTCTCATGTCATAGTCTGGCTTAGACTCTTAGGTTTAATAAACTGAGCAGACTATCAAAAACATGGACAAAGCCAGCATTCCTAATTAAAAATGAGCTGTCTAAAATTGGAtgactaaaaatatatatatacttatagtgGATCTGTATGGACATGTAGCAGAACGAACCATACTATCCTACATCGGTCGGTATAACATGGTCCAGTTTGACTTGGGTTATACCACCAATGTGGGTCAGTCTGCatcttaatagttcatcaaatcatTATTTATAAATTGTACCAAAGTAGTATATACTATTACAATACTTCATCATCAAGTTATTCTGGCATTTAAGGAGTCAGATGAGCCTAAATTAACAACATCTATTGGCAAACACCTCAAATGCAACTAAAAAGTTTCACCATGTCTTTAGTTGTCATTCTCAAAGCTTGTACAGTCTGCCCATCATTTAACTAAAGCACAGTATGCAACCACTTAAAAGTTACATGGGGAAATTGCAATTGACTCTGATGTCAATTTCCATAAGAGTTGTCTTTGATTGttactaaaaaataattaaagaaatcaTAACAGATGTATGTTAATGCATCTTCAGATGAAGATGCAAAGGTACATTCTTCAGATGAAGATTACATACAATGACAAGATCACCAAAATTATAGTCTAATTATGCAATTAGAAAAGAGAAAATTTTGCACCAtgaaaaaaactaaaaatatgTACATTTGTATATCCTTTCAAAAGAAAAGATAAACAAATTTCTTTATATTATTTAACTTTTTTATCTACATACTCATCTGCAAATTACATAGGAAACAATTTTGTTCTTGAAGGCAGCAGAAGAATTATTATCCACTTTGAACTTGCATAAAATTGGAAAGGAAATACAGAAAAGCAGTTCAAAAGAGACTGTGCCTTCAGCTTGCTGATTTACATAGAACCAGCATTCTTTCAAATGTATATACAAGGAAACACCTAGGAAGTACACATAAATAGCGGAATGCACACAGTAAACAGGTGTTTTGGGCCTTTAGTATATAGGGTTCAGCAGACATTTCTTGGTTTATATTTCTAAACCTTAATTTGAAAGTCAACATAGAATAAAGTCTTATAAAAGTTTTACATTGTTGTTTATGGTTATTCTTGGATCAGTCAAATCCAATCCATGTTATTATTTATCAAAGAGAAtatcaatgaaaaatatttttaaagatgATCTAAGCCTAACCAAACTGTATGCACAAAACTGAGGAAGAGAGAAGGATTTACCTGATGATTACATAAACTGGATACAAGATTGAAGCCATTGTAACTACCACATGAAGACAGATAACAAGCTGAAAATAATGGAATGATATAAATGAGTATTGGAAAGACTGAAAGACATCTACAGAAGAATTGAAGGGCTTTTGCAGAATAAGCTAATGACTAAAAGACGATTTACTCTCAAGTTAAGCATAAATAGAACATAAGTGCACCATAGTTTTTGAGGGACTAGCAACACAAAACCAGGCATCACCTCCATGGATATCATTTATTAATTTCTCTTGTTCTCTTTATAACTGACACTATCTTCATCAGCTTGAATTTAACATTTAGCATCAACAATCACATAAAATTAAAGGGCTAAGCACAGCTTGAAGGCCCGAGAGGTAACACAGATATTTTTAAATTGTTCCACAATTATATAAATTCAGCATTAGCATGCATGTCGCCTTCCATACAgcaagcacataatttgtcagaATATCATTCTGTATGAGCATATACCCAAAAATCCCACAGATCCAAATTATCTTGACGAACGCACAGGGTATTTACAAAAGTTAGAGATATATCAGGAACTATACTTACTGGTTCAGAAATGAACTTGTGCTGAGCCATCTTTTCGGTCGTAAAAGCACCAAGAGGAAAAACAGGTAAAGTGACACTGAAAGTTTCAGATGTTAGGATGTGTTGCTAGACATCATGCATTTTGGCTATTCAGAAACATTACCAACATATCAGAAGTGGCCAATCTCTCAATGATTTTGAACTGAACCAAAACCCAGCTCTTATCAGTAGACCATActggaaaaataaaagaaaaagaaaaacacatgATATCATCTGAGGAATCATATCTTTG
Coding sequences:
- the LOC103999268 gene encoding diacylglycerol O-acyltransferase 1-like isoform X2, whose protein sequence is MASSRGGEALARSPEPHSPLRRCPPVAAEGDDGRGGVRRGEDQGAGGSVWADFSRRASAPVHRRVRESPLSSDAVFKQSHAGLLNLCIVVLIAVNGRLIIENLMKYGLLIRAGFWFSSKSLRDWPLLICCVTLPVFPLGAFTTEKMAQHKFISEPLVICLHVVVTMASILYPVYVIIRFDSAVLSGFTLMFFAIIVWSKLVSYAHTNYDRRVLSKSIHKDDIHSHFPELDDLKWVSFKSLVYFMVAPTLCYQLNYPRTTSIRKGWVIHQIVKLVIFTGLMGFIIEQYINPIIKNSQHPLRGNLLYAIERVLKLSIPTLYVWLCMFYCFFHLWLNILAELLRFGDREFYKDWWNAKTIDEPVHKWMIRHIYFPCLQNGLPKGVALMIAFFLSAIFHEICVAVPCQIFKFWAFIGIMFQIPLIVLTKYLQNKFKNTTVGNMIFWLFFCILGQPMCILLYYHDVMNRKVKL
- the LOC103999268 gene encoding diacylglycerol O-acyltransferase 1-like isoform X1 → MASSRGGEALARSPEPHSPLRRCPPVAAEGDDGRGGVRRGEDQGAGGSVWADFSRRASAPVHRRVRESPLSSDAVFKQSHAGLLNLCIVVLIAVNGRLIIENLMKYGLLIRAGFWFSSKSLRDWPLLICCVTLPVFPLGAFTTEKMAQHKFISEPLVICLHVVVTMASILYPVYVIIRFDSAVLSGFTLMFFAIIVWSKLVSYAHTNYDRRVLSKSIHKDDIHSHFPELDDLKWVSFKSLVYFMVAPTLCYQLNYPRTTSIRKGWVIHQIVKLVIFTGLMGFIIEQYINPIIKNSQHPLRGNLLYAIERVLKLSIPTLYVWLCMFYCFFHLWLNILAELLRFGDREFYKDWWNAKTIDEYWRMWNMPVHKWMIRHIYFPCLQNGLPKGVALMIAFFLSAIFHEICVAVPCQIFKFWAFIGIMFQIPLIVLTKYLQNKFKNTTVGNMIFWLFFCILGQPMCILLYYHDVMNRKVKL
- the LOC103999268 gene encoding diacylglycerol O-acyltransferase 1-like isoform X3 produces the protein MASSRGGEALARSPEPHSPLRRCPPVAAEGDDGRGGVRRGEDQGAGGSVWADFSRRASAPVHRRVRESPLSSDAVFKQSHAGLLNLCIVVLIAVNGRLIIENLMKYGLLIRAGFWFSSKSLRDWPLLICCVTLPVFPLGAFTTEKMAQHKFISEPLVICLHVVVTMASILYPVYVIIRFDSAVLSGFTLMFFAIIVWSKLVSYAHTNYDRRVLSKSIHKDDIHSHFPELDDLKWVSFKSLVYFMVAPTLCYQLNYPRTTSIRKGWVIHQIVKLVIFTGLMGFIIEQYINPIIKNSQHPLRGNLLYAIERVLKLSIPTLYVWLCMFYCFFHLWLNILAELLRFGDREFYKDWWNAKTIDEYWRMWNMGVALMIAFFLSAIFHEICVAVPCQIFKFWAFIGIMFQIPLIVLTKYLQNKFKNTTVGNMIFWLFFCILGQPMCILLYYHDVMNRKVKL
- the LOC103999268 gene encoding diacylglycerol O-acyltransferase 1-like isoform X4; translated protein: MASSRGGEALARSPEPHSPLRRCPPVAAEGDDGRGGVRRGEDQGAGGSVWADFSRRASAPVHRRVRESPLSSDAVFKQSHAGLLNLCIVVLIAVNGRLIIENLMKYGLLIRAGFWFSSKSLRDWPLLICCVTLPVFPLGAFTTEKMAQHKFISEPLVICLHVVVTMASILYPVYVIIRFDSAVLSGFTLMFFAIIVWSKLVSYAHTNYDRRVLSKSIHKDDIHSHFPELDDLKWVSFKSLVYFMVAPTLCYQLNYPRTTSIRKGWVIHQIVKLVIFTGLMGFIIEQYINPIIKNSQHPLRGNLLYAIERVLKLSIPTLYVWLCMFYCFFHLWLNILAELLRFGDREFYKDWWNAKTIDEGVALMIAFFLSAIFHEICVAVPCQIFKFWAFIGIMFQIPLIVLTKYLQNKFKNTTVGNMIFWLFFCILGQPMCILLYYHDVMNRKVKL